The genomic segment TTCAACAAACCAATTACATATTTTGTCCTCGtcaaatttattcatatatacGTCAATTaataatgtatgtatataaaacaaatacaaattaaCTGTGATGTTATGATATAGGATTACAGATTCGCATAATACATTAATCTATGATCATCATGTATGAAGACAATTAATGCATTACTTGATAAAAAgccttcaacttttttttttttgggaggttattgttgtttttatttcaatatagTCTATAGTAGATAAAAGCCGTAAGataaaactgaaaccaaatttgCAAAAGGTGGGtctcttttcttcatttttatttgtctttttgtttgtttattacttgttaaaaatacaacaacaaaaaaaaaaggaggaaccAAAGAGTTGTAAACTGTAATgaatgaagaggaaaaaaaaaacacaaagaaaccatGTTGCTGCTActagacagagagagagatgtgtcgGTGAACACTGTAGAGTCAAGAGTAGTTAAAACTTGAAAATGAGAGACCAATTCAATAGTTGGAACCTGAATGTGAATGAggtaggaaaaagaaaaacacttttGGATCCTGCTTTGTCTTCTTGCAGGTgattaataactttttaaggTTTAGGTTAGCCTTATGCTGATATCTTAGTCACTTTTTGGTTAAATCAGCTCTCAAGTTTAAGTTTAATCTGAAAAGAATCAGAAGTCTAGTCTGCAGTTTAGTTGAAAAAGGGTTTAACTTTCTTCGTTTGACAATCCAAAGCTTGTAATAGTGTACTAGCATTCTAGCAACTCAAGTTATGTTAATGGATGTATCCACTGTTGTATCCTAATATACTGTTGTTGTGatatattaatttcataaaaagtaattatatgGACGAAATAATTAGAGAATGATGATATAAGGTGCATGGGGGATATGCATGTGGTTGTTCATGTcagtaaagaaagaagaaaaaaagtacaTTACACTTCAATGAAGAAAGTGTCAAAATTTATTTCGTCTTGTCCTCTTcgtatttctctatttatttgttttaccgGTACAATCTATATGGGCCGTCGGTCGGCCCATTGGCTTTAGGTAGATGCCCGAAAAAGTTTGTGAAATTACATACAATTGCCACTACACAGTCTTTTTTACTAGAGCTTGACCTGTTTCTCTAATGTCCCGAGTGAACGATTGATCCCGCCAAAGACACTTAGCTGAGGAGAGTGAGAAATCAAGAAGCATTTAAAAACTCGTTAGCTAAAGAACGATTCTGCGAAGATGAGTACTATGAAATTTTGTCGCGAATGGTACGAATCTGttccctttgtttttttgttggtaaaaaaCGAATCTGTTCGTCTTCTTTTATACTAATCTCTTAGTTCATCTTGAATTCTGTATCGCACCCAGTTCGTATAAGTCCAtaaatttctgaaatttcatcgaaagttttagttttttttgtttgtttggggtTTTGCTTATGTTGTCAAATTCGATTAAAGTTCCAATTTTTGTGTGCTCTACTTTGATATTTGTGTATTGGGAAATATTGCAGTAACAACATTCTCTATCCCAAGGAAGATAAGGAGCAGTCGATTCTACTCTACGCTTGCCGTAATTGTGATCACCaggtacaaaaaaaacttgggtTTTATTATGTTGCCTTTGTTAAAATTAGGGTTCCTTAGTGTTTTACTGACACAATGTGGTGTTGAATCGTCTTGTAACTAAGCCAGGGCTGAGAAACTAACTTTGAAGTTGTTCACATGTAGAGATTTATTTAAGCTTTGTATGTTTACTCTTTGTAGTCTCTTTATACGGTGGCTAAGAGTCGAATGTAAGAATTTAAGGAGTTTAGATCCGCAATTCAGCTCATTGTCATTGTCTGTTTATATCATTAACCTGATTGGTAAAGATAATGCTTATCAGTATAGATTTCCTTGAGACCTTTCTGAACAAATGCAAACTCTAAAAGCGTTTAGACAACTAGTTATCCAACTTCTTACTGTTTCTAAAAGCGTTTTGAGTTTCAACAATGGCCATTGGGTGCACAAGCATTTCTTGTTGTGGAACTTCTTACTATTTCTGAGTCTTTTGTGTTCTGTTTGTTCATCCAATCATTAAGCCTTTGTTAGCTTCTGAAACTTATGATATCCCATATGTAATGCCATCTTAAGCTTAGTACTGGACATGCTAACCAAATTAGCTATCAAACTTATTGTTAGCTGGATGCCTGGATTTACTGTCCTGTTGGTATGATTTTACAAGATCTTgaaatttatattctttttgaGCATTTGGCTTTGCAGGAAGCAGCGGATAACAACTGTGTCTACAGAAACGAGGTTCATCACTCTGTAAGTGAACAAACTCAGATCCTATCCGACGTTGCTTCCGACCCTACTCTTCCACGTACCAAGGCAGTGCGTTGTGCCAAGTGTCAACACGGGGAAGCTGTCTTCTTCCAGGTGAATCATTAAACTTGAAAGCTTAATCGTTATTTCTTCATCATTCAATACTTTTTTCTGATCTAACTTAAAGATCAAAAGAGATCACTTTCTCTTGCTTATCATATTTGGTTATGCTACTGCTACACTCAACATCTGGCCATTCGGTTTATTAAATAGCTTGTGTCTATCATTGAATTTGCAGGCCACGGCTAGAGGCGAGGAAGGAATGACGCTGTTTTTCGTTTGCTGCAACCCGAATTGTAGTCACCGTTGGAGAGAATAGGAACTATGGAagattacatttttttcaacTGATTAACGTGTATCTGAGAGTTCCTCGTTATGAGTTTGATGCAATCCAATTTGGAGTTTTATGTGTACAAACATGAATATTGTTGAGGAATGTTCTCGGGTTCTTGAACTTTCAGGGTCTTTTGTGATCATTTCAGTTTTTAATTGGGTCTAATTATAAATCTATTGGTACGTATCTTGGGGGTCCGATCCCAAAGTTCGTCGTTATCCATGACCATGGATACGTGGAAACTTGAAATCGTCAGAGAGATTAGTAGTAGCTTCTAGTTAGTATAAGCCGCCGGCTGCTCTAACTTTGCAATAACGTGTGATATTATTTATAGTTAGTTGATTAATTTAATCTTctgaagaaaataattatcaataatGCTGTACATGTTTACTTAGTCAATACtttaatttgaagttttatgtTCAAAGGAATGATGGTATATACTTCACGATCTGATGATTAGGTTTATCATATGGAGGAGTCTCCTAGGGCTGCTTTCAAGTATAATATCAACCATTTAAGTGATAACATTATCTTAGTTTGAagtttctattatttcttttgtaatcatcatatgaaaaaaaaacatacggtAGCTAAAATAGCCAACTTGGTCCACCACAAAGTCAAATAATCAGTTACGAAACTCATGAGTGGAATTATACTTGCTTTGATTCAATGACACTGATTAGGAGATTATCTAAATCTCACTAGTTAGAATTTGTTTACACGTAAAAGCAAAATATCAAATGTTATATTTTGTGATTGAAGTTGTTTTACGAATTTGATCTGTCCGTTGTGTAATCGAGTAATGTTTCTCGTCATTCATTATAAACATTGATGTAGACATAGagtcaaaaaattacaaaatatatatagctagtttgattttgtcaatgtttagaaaatataagcaatgtCTTAATTTCTCGAGTTAGAAAGAGACATTTCTCTACCCAATTTTTTGATAAGATCTTCTTTTTTGCATAGATTGTTATATTGACCATATGCTTGCAGCCTTGCACTCAAGCTAACATTATGTACTCAATTACTTGACCTGACTAATGACTCATATacaatttgaattaataaacaaagatatTTGTCACACACTTCTACGTATATGACACAACCTATACGCatccatatttttaaataaataaaagaacttaACGTACGTACCAATGTTAATTAGTATATAATGAACAAATCTAATTAGACAAAACGCGTACAACACTGGTTCAAGATGTCACAAATGACCCCATTATTTCTCCTTATTGCTCTCTTCACAACCATCCTCACTCCAACATGTCTCTA from the Camelina sativa cultivar DH55 chromosome 12, Cs, whole genome shotgun sequence genome contains:
- the LOC104731992 gene encoding DNA-directed RNA polymerases II, IV and V subunit 9B; this encodes MSTMKFCRECNNILYPKEDKEQSILLYACRNCDHQEAADNNCVYRNEVHHSVSEQTQILSDVASDPTLPRTKAVRCAKCQHGEAVFFQATARGEEGMTLFFVCCNPNCSHRWRE